A single region of the Gracilibacillus caseinilyticus genome encodes:
- a CDS encoding amino acid ABC transporter permease, giving the protein METINVIIDALPTLLKGMGLTVEITVISLILAMFIGVMLGIFSITKSKVLRFISTVFVDIIRGTPLLVQILFIYFGLPSVVDISLTAFAAGVIAITINAAAYLVEIFRAGINSIDKGQMEAGRTIGFSYSQTMRLIILPQAFRRMIPAIVNQFIVSIKDTSLLSAIGLAELTLSGQSIYAENFRAFEILTVVGILYFVIIYSLSILSRWLERRLNVS; this is encoded by the coding sequence ATGGAAACTATCAATGTGATTATAGACGCATTACCAACGCTGTTAAAAGGGATGGGGCTAACGGTAGAAATTACAGTTATTTCCTTAATTTTAGCAATGTTCATTGGGGTAATGCTTGGAATATTCAGTATTACAAAAAGCAAAGTATTACGTTTTATATCCACAGTTTTTGTAGATATCATTCGAGGCACGCCGTTGCTTGTGCAAATTCTCTTTATTTATTTTGGTTTGCCGAGTGTTGTAGATATTAGTTTAACTGCATTTGCAGCAGGTGTTATCGCAATTACGATCAATGCAGCAGCCTATTTAGTGGAAATTTTTCGTGCCGGTATTAACTCCATTGACAAAGGGCAAATGGAAGCTGGTAGAACAATTGGTTTTTCTTATAGTCAAACCATGCGATTAATTATTTTACCTCAAGCATTTCGTCGCATGATACCCGCAATTGTGAATCAATTCATTGTAAGTATTAAAGATACCTCTCTCCTTTCTGCAATTGGATTAGCTGAATTAACCTTATCAGGCCAGTCCATCTATGCAGAAAATTTCCGTGCTTTTGAAATATTAACAGTAGTAGGGATTCTGTATTTCGTTATTATTTATTCATTGAGTATCTTATCACGCTGGCTTGAAAGGAGATTGAATGTATCATGA
- a CDS encoding amino acid ABC transporter ATP-binding protein, whose amino-acid sequence MIKVENLKKSFGDLEVLKDININVDPQEVVCVIGPSGSGKSTLLRCLNLLEEPTAGDVFIEGDNLTDSKTNINQLRQKLGMVFQQFNLFPHKTVMENITLGPKRLKNKSETEARELGMQLLEKVGLAEKADVYPDTLSGGQKQRVAIARALAMQPNILLFDEPTSALDPEMVGEVLQVMKDLAEEGMTMTIVTHEMGFAKEVADRVIFMDEGYIVEEGTPEQIFQHPKNERTQAFLSKVL is encoded by the coding sequence ATGATTAAAGTAGAAAATTTAAAGAAATCTTTCGGTGATTTGGAAGTCTTGAAAGATATCAATATTAATGTGGATCCACAAGAAGTAGTATGTGTCATCGGCCCGTCAGGTTCGGGAAAAAGTACACTGCTACGCTGTCTGAATTTATTAGAAGAACCAACTGCTGGTGATGTCTTTATTGAAGGAGATAATCTGACCGACAGTAAAACAAACATCAATCAATTAAGACAGAAATTAGGCATGGTGTTCCAGCAGTTCAACCTTTTTCCTCATAAGACGGTTATGGAAAATATTACACTAGGACCGAAACGCCTAAAAAATAAATCCGAAACAGAGGCTCGGGAATTAGGCATGCAATTATTAGAGAAAGTAGGGTTGGCAGAAAAGGCTGATGTCTATCCTGATACGTTATCTGGTGGACAAAAACAACGTGTAGCCATTGCGCGAGCACTTGCGATGCAACCAAATATTTTGCTGTTTGATGAACCAACCTCTGCTCTTGACCCGGAAATGGTAGGCGAAGTTCTTCAAGTAATGAAGGATCTGGCTGAAGAAGGTATGACGATGACTATCGTTACACACGAAATGGGATTTGCAAAAGAAGTAGCAGACCGTGTCATTTTCATGGATGAAGGTTATATTGTGGAAGAAGGAACACCAGAGCAAATTTTCCAACATCCGAAAAATGAACGAACACAAGCCTTTTTATCAAAGGTTTTGTGA